AGAAATTATTGCGTGCAAATATACAAAGAATTCTCTTTTTCAGAAGAATAATCGCCCTATTTTTTATGAATAATTATAAAAGCAGAAAAAAACGCGGGTTATACAAATCCATCTCGACTAGTAGAATAAACCATCCTACTTAGATTTGTATAACCTGCGCTAAAAGAATATAACTGTTTTAGTTTGCCATTTCAGAAATAAACTTGATTCTTACCAGACGAATTTCATCTTCTGAGTAATCTCCGCCAAGTTCTTCTACAGCATCTTCAATTTTATCGGTAACAGATTCCTTAAAATAATCATAGATATCCTGCATATGATCTTCATCCATTATTTCGTGAAGAAAATAATCGATATTTAACTTTGTCCCCGAATATACAATCGCTTCAATTTCATCAAGCAAATCGGAGAATTCAATCCCTTTGGAAAGTGCAATATCATCTAATGCCACTTTTCTGTCTATGCTTTGAATGATAGAAACTTTCAGTTTCGACTTGTTTGCGACTGTACGAACACGTAAATCTTCGGGACGGTCAATCTCATTTTCCTCACAGTGTTTTTTTATCAACACACAAAATTCCTGCCCATAACGTTTTGCTTTTCCAGCACCAACCCCGGGGATATTCTGCAATTCATCGAGCGTCACCGGATAAATTGTTGCCATCGCCTCGAGTGAGGGGTCCTGAAAAATAACATAAGGAGGCACGTCTAGCTTCTTGGAGAGTTTTTTCCTCAAATCCTTCAGCATTGAATAAAGAGCAGGATCAACTGCGCATGAAGCGCCTCCCCTTGCAGGAGTTTCTTCTTCTACTTCTTCAAAATCATTATCCTCGGTTATTTTAAACGATTTAGGATGTTTCAGGAATTTGCGTCCTGCATCCGTAACTTTTAATAATCCATAATTTTCGACATCTTTACTTAAGTATCCAGCTATCAAAGCCTGTCGAATAACAGCATTCCATGTTTTATCTTCTTCACCCATTCCTGAGCCAAAGACTTCTAAGTCTTCGTGCAGATGAGCTTGTACTTCGGAAGTTTCCCTTCCTTGCAATACATCGATAATATAGTCTGCTTTAAAGTTTTCTTTTACTGCCATGATAGCTTCTATCACGGCGCATAATGAATCCTGAGCTTCCACTTGTTTCTTAGGGTTTAAACAATTGTCACAATTACCACAATTATCTTCCATATAATCTTCGCCGAAGTAATGTAACAAAGACTTTCTCCGACATATGGAAGATTCGGCGTACGCAGCGGTTTCCAGCAGAAGCTGCTTGCCTATTTCCTGTTCTGCCACAGGTTTGCCTTGCATAAATTTTTCCAGTTTCTGCAAGTCTTTATTGGTATAGAAAGTAATGCACTGACCTTCGCCGCCATCGCGTCCTGCACGACCAGTTTCCTGGTAGTAGCCTTCCAGACTTTTGGGGATATCGTAATGAATTACGAAACGAACGTCGGGTTTATCAATTCCCATACCAAACGCAATAGTAGCTACTATCACGTCGATTTTTTCCATTAAGAAATCATCCTGATTTTCGGTTCTTGTTGACGAATCCATACCGGCATGATAAGCACGGGCATTAATCCCGTTTGCCTGCAAAATCTCAGCCAGTTCTTCCACTTTCTTCCTGCTTAAACAGTAGATAATTCCAGACTTCCCGGAATTAGCTTTGATAAACTTTATAATTTCCTTATCAATACTATTTGTTTTAGGACGTACCTCATAGTAAAGATTGGGACGATTAAAAGAAGACTTAAAGACTTCCGCATCAATCATTCCAAGATTTTTCTGAATATCATGCTGCACCTTCGGGGTAGCCGTAGCTGTTAAAGCGATAAGAGGTGCTTTCCCTATTTCATTAATAATAGGACGAATTCGTCGGTATTCAGGACGGAAGTCGTGCCCCCATTCTGAAATACAGTGAGCTTCGTCAACAGCATAGAAAGATATTTTAATCTTTTTCAGGAACTCCACGTTTTCATCTTTCGTCAAAGACTCCGGTGCTACATACAACAACTTTGTCTTTCCAGAAAGAATATCAGATTTAACCTGATCGATGGCAGCTTTATTTAAAGAAGAATTTATGAAATGTGCAATTCCATCCTCTTCACTAAAGTTACGCATCGCATCTACCTGGTTTTTCATCAAGGCAATTAAGGGAGATATAACGATCGCCGTTCCTTCCATTACTAAAGAAGGCAACTGATAACAAAGAGACTTACCCCCACCTGTGGGCATAAGTACAAATGTATCATTCCCGGCTAATACATTATTAATAATCGTCTCTTGATTTCCCTTGAATTTATCAAATCCAAAGTACGATTTTAGTCGTTCCGTTAAATTAATCTTCTCTGCCATTGTCTTAAGTTGTTTTTAGCAATCTTCTATTGCGACTCAATTTTTCTTATTGAATACAAACAAAGTTATAAACAACTTCTCAAATAATGCGTATTTCTCGCAGATTATTTTTCAAAAAAATATGATCCGTCTCTTTTTCCTACCTATCTATTGATATCAG
The sequence above is drawn from the uncultured Bacteroides sp. genome and encodes:
- the recQ gene encoding DNA helicase RecQ; translated protein: MAEKINLTERLKSYFGFDKFKGNQETIINNVLAGNDTFVLMPTGGGKSLCYQLPSLVMEGTAIVISPLIALMKNQVDAMRNFSEEDGIAHFINSSLNKAAIDQVKSDILSGKTKLLYVAPESLTKDENVEFLKKIKISFYAVDEAHCISEWGHDFRPEYRRIRPIINEIGKAPLIALTATATPKVQHDIQKNLGMIDAEVFKSSFNRPNLYYEVRPKTNSIDKEIIKFIKANSGKSGIIYCLSRKKVEELAEILQANGINARAYHAGMDSSTRTENQDDFLMEKIDVIVATIAFGMGIDKPDVRFVIHYDIPKSLEGYYQETGRAGRDGGEGQCITFYTNKDLQKLEKFMQGKPVAEQEIGKQLLLETAAYAESSICRRKSLLHYFGEDYMEDNCGNCDNCLNPKKQVEAQDSLCAVIEAIMAVKENFKADYIIDVLQGRETSEVQAHLHEDLEVFGSGMGEEDKTWNAVIRQALIAGYLSKDVENYGLLKVTDAGRKFLKHPKSFKITEDNDFEEVEEETPARGGASCAVDPALYSMLKDLRKKLSKKLDVPPYVIFQDPSLEAMATIYPVTLDELQNIPGVGAGKAKRYGQEFCVLIKKHCEENEIDRPEDLRVRTVANKSKLKVSIIQSIDRKVALDDIALSKGIEFSDLLDEIEAIVYSGTKLNIDYFLHEIMDEDHMQDIYDYFKESVTDKIEDAVEELGGDYSEDEIRLVRIKFISEMAN